gggacacaatggtagtaagtgggcctTTGAGCTGAGAGGTATTTTTGGTCTGGCCAGCATGCTGGATGAAATTACCAAGATGTGCCTGCTGTGGGTGTCATTTTGTTACAACACTGTTTTAACTTTTAGACTAAAGCGTAGCACAGGGACGGTGGTAAAAAGAACATGTATTCCTGTAAGTCTAACAGCTCCAAAACTCAGCAGGGTTTTGGGGTTATTCTTTATTTTACCTTATCCAAGGCTTCCAGGAGCTCCACTGTTGAAGGTTTTGCCTAATAAGAGACATTAGAATAAATGTGTAGAAACGTTACAGATAAACGTCAAGTCAACATTGTGACTAGTCTACTAGTCAATATTGGTACGTTGGGGTCCTTCACGCTACCTTCCACCTGGAGATGAGAGCTCCCATTTTCGCAGCACCCCGTCTCTCCTCTCCCACGGATTTAAACTCCCTCGCCTCCTAACAAGCATAAGACGTGTTCGGCACACATAAGCCTCTTCATCATAACGGGCGGCCAAAGTACACTCAGCTGCCAGGACTAAAGCGCCATCGGGGCTGCTTGGGTCCGAACCAGGGATTTTATCAAGATGTGCACTATGACCAGCAGTGTAACAGTAAAGGTGCCATTTAACCAGCTAGCACGGATTAGGACGATTGCTGCATTTGCACATTGGCAAAAGGGAAAGAGCTGCAACTAGTAAAGTTGGCTAACAAGGTAGGCTAGCTTGAAACAAGCGTGACCCACAATGACATGTCAACACAAGACGTAGCTAATACTTAACAAGGCTAAATACGATCCTGGGTATGTAGTACACtacagttatatatatatacatatgtgtgtgtgtgtgtgtgtgtgtagatataataataataataataataatattaataaagcaCACCCTTCTACCTGAATTTCGCGTCTTTATATAGCCATACCCGTAGCTTGGTGTCCACGCATAGAAATAGACTCTGCTTCGCAACACGGCCCCACTGGAGCCGGGCCACAGCTCGCTCAGGCTAATATTTCTATGCCCATAAAAACCCCGCCCCAGATCGTCCTCGAGTCTACTAGGACGCTCAGTAGATTGCcgcacatttttttgtttgcgttcagggttttattttttctccacAGAAATCCCACACTTATGTATTGATTGCTTTATACTGTTAAAATAATTGatatcaatgtatttattttgagcCAGAAAAGTATTCGGAGTTCAATGCTATCGGCAGTCTACTTGTTGAGCCTGTGACGGACAACGTGCTTCCTATGTGGACAGGCGTGGGTAACATCAAAGCACGGGACAAGCGTCACATCGTTTCATTTTCTGTGCTTTGACGATGCTGCGAGTTTTACTGCTCAAGTGCTTCAGAGCGGGCGCGTTCACCAAGGACCGCGGTATTTGTCGGGCTTTAAGCGCAACCCCGTGCGGTCTAACATCCGATTTGAAGGTGAAGCCATTACCTTTTCACAGCTCAACCGAGTTTACTGTCGTGCGAGGCGTGTCTCAGAGGCCGATTCAGGAGAAGGGTCCACATGTCGACACAGACACGTCAGGGACAGCTGACACCTCGGGCGCCGAAGAGGCGTTCGGTGATTACTCGGCCGAGTACTCCTCCAGGACGTCATACAGAAAATCTGCTCCCGATCAACTTTACCTCCAGCAGGATGCGACTGAGGCCCAGAATGGGTGGACGAAAAGGTTTAAATCGAGGACTGGAAGGAGAAACACCCCTTACTGGTACTTTCTCCAGTGTAAGAAACTCATTAAACAGGACAAGGTAAACtgaatgaatgtttttaataagatagttcatacatatatattttggtGACCTTCTTTCTCTCTATATCGCATTTTCCATAGCTGGCTGAGGCATTGGACTTGTTTGAAACCGAGATGCTGAATGGGGAGAGACTTCCGCCTGAAGAGTATAACTATACAGTGCTGATCGGAGGCTGTGGCCGCACtggctatttaaaaaaagcctTTAAGCTCTATAATGATGTAAGTCTTGCTTTGCCTTTATTGAATCTGAGTGTCTCTAATTAAGGCAACATCATATGTGTGCTTTGAATTTTTCAGATGAAGAAGCGGGGCCTGGAGCCATCAGATGCCACCTATACTGCCCTGTTCAATGCCTGTGCACAGTCCCCATGGAAACAGACAGGGCTTGAACAGGCAATGAAACTGGTACAAGATCTCAGGAGGAAAAACATTGTAATCAATGCTATTACCTATCATGCACTTCTGAAGACCACAGCTCTTGGGGCAGACCTTAGAGACTGCTTCCGTGTAATTCAGGTGAATAGCAACTCTGTGGCCATTTAAATATCTTGCATTAATGCACATTTTGCTTTGACAAAAATGCATTGAGTTGAAGCCACCTAAATACTTCCATTTGTGTTTTGTATATGTAGGACATGTTGGAAGCAGGACTTCCTATCACACAGGAAACATTTCAGTATTTGCTGATTGCCTGTGTTAAAGACCAGACACAAGGCTTCAGACTAGCACTGCAGGTACAACACTCTACATAAAAGATTTTACAATCATACAAAAAAGATATTAATGCTTGTGGAGTATTTAATGATTGTGCACATTAGATATGCATTATACAGCATGCTCTTATAgaagtgttttgttttaaacttgCAGGTTTGGCACCAGATGCTAAACTTGGGCATAAAACCAGATACACAGAACTACAACATCTTATTGCGTGCAGTACGGGACTGTGGGATTGGTGATCTCTCCCTGGCCTCCACTTTGCTACTAAAAAGCAAACAGGACTCAGTACTCAAACTCACCCCTGGCAAAAAGGGTCACAGAAGAAAACTGAAGGAGGAAACTTCATACCCATCGACTATAGACATAGCTGCCTTGGAGAGCCTGTTGTTTGTGGAAGGCAAAACTGAAGGTACACAATCAAAAACCAGTGAGACCAACAAAAAGTTTGTTACTGTGAACTCTAAAACAAAATATACAGAGCCAGTACCACACACAGTAAATGAACCAAGGACACACAAGCATGTTGTGCCTGTAGTAGATGAGCATTTTTCAGCAGGTTCTTCAATAGATTTGTCTGCACTGCGACGCAACCTACCGAACCTCCTTGACCCGACGGGCTGTTCTGATGTTGTCTCCCTGGGAAATGTAAACGGTGCCTGTGATAGACTGGCACTCATTGGAAACATGGAGGGATTTTTGAACAAGATGGCTGAGCATGGACTGCAGCCGACAATTAAAACTCTTACTCTGCTGGCTGATGTTGTGGAACCTGGAAGTGTGTCGGTTCAGAGCCTGCTCTCTGTTGCCAGGCAGAACAAGCTAAAGCTGGACCTGACATTTTTCAACACACTGATCAGGAAAACAGCCAAAGCGGGTGACCTTGAAGGAGCAAAGGTTGGCTACACAGCACTCTTGCATATTTGGCACTTTAGTTCATGCTAACCAGCTGGATTAcagctgaaaatgtttttttttttgtatttgcagtccaggcattaattaaaaaaattgtatgatAATGCAGTATGATAatcatgacatttaaaaaaatctgtatctGGGTAATATTTTAATGCTGGGTGACTATTCAAATTTGAAGGTTGGTCTGTATGTGAATCGCATACTGGACATTTTTGAACCTGAATCTTGAACTTGAAATAGTCCTGAATTTCTTTGTTTCAGTCTGTGCTGCAGTTGATAACCACTAGAGGATTGACTGCAGATGTGCAGTCCTTCTGTAATCTGGCTTTAGCTTGCAGCAGGAAAAAGGATGGACTTCAGCTGCTCTCTGACATGGAGGTTTTTAATATCCTGGTCTTTTTGTACTATTCAATGTCCTCATtgttcaatttatttttaaatgtttgttcatgtactgtgatttttttacattatatgtatgtgtggttttttttttttcttcagaccTGTGGTGTAAGCCCTAATGCTCATGTGTATAGTGCGCTGATCAGCCAGGCGACTAAATGTCTGGACTATGTATATCTGAAGGAACTTCTGCAGTCCATGCAGAAGAGCCAGGTCTCTCCAAATGAGGTCATCATAAGACAGCTGGAGTTTGCAGCCCAGTATCCTCCTACCTATGACAAGGTTGGCATGAACCTCATATGCACATTTGTTCAGTTTTCAGATTAAGTCTAGTCCTAAAGGATCTGTTTGTCATTCATGAGAGCCTAGTCCTAAACTAAAAGCATTTTGAATGAGAATTCCATCAACATTCTCTTTTAGTCTATGACTAGGCTTCATCCATCCATGAACAGGAAATTACTCATTATGTCTATGCATAACAGCACAGTTGCATCAATGAAGGTCAATTGTGCTAAATTGAAGTTCTTATTTCTATCTTATTCCCATGCATTATTGTTTTGATTTTAATATAcacttttctgctttttctgtGTTCTAGTTCAAATCGAAGAACACATACTTAGAAAAGATCGATGGATTTCGTGGATATTACATGCTTTGGTTGGAGGTGATGCCAGGACAGGAAACTCCTCATCCTTGGTCAAAATTTCAGACTTCGAAAAAAGATACAGAACAAGTGTAGGGTGATGAATTAAAAGATCTGCTTTTGAGGTAGCAAGTTGTGTCttctttattaatatatatatttttggtctTGTGTAAATTGTATGCAAATATTTGTATGAAATTGACAATAAATGCCAATTTTTTAACAACGTTATGTTATTGTtgttttcataaaatatatagTTTTGTGCAATAGTtaattttatttggttttagaAAACTGGTGATCTGTAGACCAAaaagctggtggtagacttccgcaggcacaaacatcctccactgcaaccactggacatccagggtatggccattgaggctgtggagagctacaagtaccttggtgttcacctgaaaaataaactggactggactcataacactaatgcacacaaaatggcagagcaggctgtacctgctgcggagcctcaggtcttttggagtacaggggccactcctaaagactttttatgacacTGTAATGGCATCAGCtatctttcacggtgtggtctgctggggtagcagcatctccgctggggacaggaagaggctgaacaggctgattcggaaggccagctctgttctaggatgccctctggacccagtggaggtggtgagtgacaggagaatggtggctaagctgtcatccctgttggacaacatctcccaccccatgcaggaaactctgacagcactgagcagctccttcagtggcaggctactgcacccacgatgtgggaaggagaggttcagaaggtcttttcttccaaccactgtcagactctataacaaagacctcacagctgaccatacatacacagacttgggcacattctgttaaattgggGGTTTGGTCTCTCCCAACAAATTAATAATCCACAAGTAAATGTCTACATATGGGAAAAATATGccattgctg
This genomic stretch from Denticeps clupeoides chromosome 5, fDenClu1.1, whole genome shotgun sequence harbors:
- the ptcd1 gene encoding pentatricopeptide repeat-containing protein 1, mitochondrial — protein: MLRVLLLKCFRAGAFTKDRGICRALSATPCGLTSDLKVKPLPFHSSTEFTVVRGVSQRPIQEKGPHVDTDTSGTADTSGAEEAFGDYSAEYSSRTSYRKSAPDQLYLQQDATEAQNGWTKRFKSRTGRRNTPYWYFLQCKKLIKQDKLAEALDLFETEMLNGERLPPEEYNYTVLIGGCGRTGYLKKAFKLYNDMKKRGLEPSDATYTALFNACAQSPWKQTGLEQAMKLVQDLRRKNIVINAITYHALLKTTALGADLRDCFRVIQDMLEAGLPITQETFQYLLIACVKDQTQGFRLALQVWHQMLNLGIKPDTQNYNILLRAVRDCGIGDLSLASTLLLKSKQDSVLKLTPGKKGHRRKLKEETSYPSTIDIAALESLLFVEGKTEGTQSKTSETNKKFVTVNSKTKYTEPVPHTVNEPRTHKHVVPVVDEHFSAGSSIDLSALRRNLPNLLDPTGCSDVVSLGNVNGACDRLALIGNMEGFLNKMAEHGLQPTIKTLTLLADVVEPGSVSVQSLLSVARQNKLKLDLTFFNTLIRKTAKAGDLEGAKSVLQLITTRGLTADVQSFCNLALACSRKKDGLQLLSDMETCGVSPNAHVYSALISQATKCLDYVYLKELLQSMQKSQVSPNEVIIRQLEFAAQYPPTYDKFKSKNTYLEKIDGFRGYYMLWLEVMPGQETPHPWSKFQTSKKDTEQV